The following are from one region of the Staphylococcus schleiferi genome:
- a CDS encoding endonuclease/exonuclease/phosphatase family protein, producing the protein MKKKLIGKTVVLSLLLAPPVFHAQNSFANAQGQAQSTHSIQIHDIQGAGHFSPLKGQHVHNVEGIVTYQYQVKGNHYFHLQTPDKYKDKDPNTSEGIIVYAGHAAPSVKVGDLVQVSGMVDEYAIEGYDTKQQTDLPLTEIDARTSKNGNIMTLKHNQPLPEPIKIKKIPKTIASDQHFSVYNPKKYAIDYWESLEGMRVQIGNVRSVGPQSHGEVFTVLNRNRQETKNGGVLLKEDNQNGQRIAFKMNDSENRAHQFNVNTGDHFNGPLIGYVNYSFQNYKINIDSKDMEAAYRKGKAQQQGTYLKPSENKLTVASYNLENFSNDVKTSSQDKAQKLAKGIVTDMKKPDIIGVTEVQDNDGPGKGGPEAQASYERLIKAIEAAGGLTYRYVNIDPKMNADGGQPDANIRVGFLYNPDRVKFDNQIKPGDADTAVAYRNNQLTHNPGRISPQDPAFKEVRKSLAAQFEFKGQQVIAIANHWKSKRGDDGLFGRQQPVNVRTEPQRVEIAKRVGAFVSQVQQQNPQAHVISVGDYNDFQWTPSLKTFESYGLKNMVNTVPKKTRYSYVYQGNTQTLDHVLVSKHLAPQTRLDMIHVNSDFTEMAGRASDHDPLLAQIDFSKYIKKQHKK; encoded by the coding sequence TTGAAAAAGAAGTTAATTGGTAAAACTGTTGTTTTAAGCTTACTGCTGGCACCCCCTGTTTTTCACGCGCAAAATTCATTCGCAAATGCACAAGGACAAGCACAATCCACACACTCTATTCAAATTCATGATATTCAAGGTGCAGGACACTTCTCCCCTTTGAAGGGTCAACATGTTCACAATGTTGAAGGCATCGTTACATATCAATATCAAGTAAAAGGGAATCATTATTTCCATTTACAAACACCAGACAAATATAAAGACAAAGACCCTAATACGTCAGAGGGGATTATAGTTTATGCAGGCCACGCTGCACCATCCGTCAAAGTCGGTGATCTAGTGCAAGTTTCAGGTATGGTTGATGAGTATGCGATCGAAGGTTATGATACGAAGCAACAAACGGATCTGCCTCTTACAGAAATTGATGCACGTACTTCTAAAAATGGAAATATCATGACATTAAAACATAATCAACCTTTACCAGAACCGATTAAAATTAAAAAAATACCTAAAACTATCGCGTCTGATCAACATTTCTCAGTATATAATCCTAAAAAATACGCCATAGATTATTGGGAATCGTTAGAAGGTATGCGTGTGCAAATAGGAAATGTTCGAAGTGTAGGCCCTCAATCTCACGGAGAAGTGTTTACTGTTTTAAATCGTAATCGCCAAGAAACTAAAAATGGTGGCGTATTATTAAAAGAAGACAATCAAAATGGGCAACGTATCGCTTTCAAAATGAATGATAGCGAAAATCGCGCTCATCAATTTAATGTTAATACTGGAGATCACTTCAATGGACCTCTCATCGGTTATGTTAACTACAGTTTCCAAAACTATAAAATCAATATTGACTCAAAAGACATGGAAGCCGCATACCGAAAAGGTAAAGCACAACAACAAGGTACTTATCTTAAACCTTCTGAAAATAAATTGACTGTTGCATCATACAATCTTGAAAACTTTTCAAATGATGTGAAAACGTCAAGTCAAGATAAGGCACAAAAATTAGCTAAAGGCATTGTTACTGATATGAAAAAACCTGATATTATCGGTGTTACTGAAGTGCAAGATAACGATGGTCCTGGCAAAGGTGGTCCCGAAGCCCAAGCTTCATATGAACGTCTCATTAAAGCAATAGAAGCGGCTGGTGGTCTAACTTATCGCTATGTGAACATTGATCCTAAAATGAATGCAGACGGGGGTCAACCGGATGCCAATATTCGCGTCGGCTTCCTATACAATCCAGATCGTGTTAAATTTGATAATCAAATTAAACCGGGTGATGCAGATACAGCCGTCGCATATCGAAACAATCAATTAACACATAACCCTGGACGTATTTCACCACAGGATCCAGCCTTCAAAGAAGTGCGAAAATCTTTAGCTGCACAATTTGAATTCAAAGGTCAACAAGTTATTGCTATCGCGAACCATTGGAAATCTAAACGCGGTGATGACGGCTTATTCGGACGTCAACAACCTGTCAACGTTCGCACTGAACCTCAACGTGTTGAAATTGCGAAACGTGTAGGTGCATTCGTCTCACAAGTTCAACAACAAAATCCTCAAGCGCATGTGATTTCGGTTGGAGATTATAACGATTTTCAATGGACACCTTCATTGAAAACATTTGAAAGTTATGGCCTTAAAAATATGGTCAACACAGTGCCTAAGAAAACAAGATATTCTTACGTTTACCAAGGGAATACACAAACATTAGACCATGTTTTAGTGTCTAAACATTTGGCACCACAAACACGTCTTGATATGATTCATGTTAATAGTGATTTCACTGAAATGGCTGGCCGTGCGAGTGATCATGATCCATTACTTGCGCAAATCGACTTTTCAAAATATATAAAGAAACAACATAAAAAATAA
- a CDS encoding MarR family winged helix-turn-helix transcriptional regulator has protein sequence MKPSVLFDDLMKLHRPYIKYVQPLLDEYDLHSAQWLVLKDIAAHPNTTLVQISKRRSIEKPTTRKILKVLNEKNWLTIHTGEDKREKLLNLSSSGRQLHDTLAQRITELQMSLLNELHLSDQEVLAATKLIDEIYHTLLKHLEHNEENKK, from the coding sequence ATGAAACCTTCAGTATTGTTTGATGATTTGATGAAACTTCATCGCCCATATATTAAATATGTCCAACCTTTATTGGACGAATATGATTTACACTCTGCACAATGGCTTGTATTAAAAGATATCGCTGCGCATCCCAACACAACACTTGTCCAAATTTCAAAGCGTCGTTCGATTGAAAAACCGACGACACGAAAAATATTGAAAGTACTCAATGAAAAGAACTGGTTGACTATCCATACTGGCGAAGACAAAAGAGAAAAATTGTTAAATCTCTCTTCATCGGGTCGACAATTACACGATACTCTAGCACAGCGCATAACTGAGCTGCAAATGTCACTTTTAAACGAACTTCATTTATCAGATCAAGAAGTTTTAGCAGCAACCAAACTGATTGATGAAATTTACCATACACTCCTTAAACATTTAGAACACAATGAAGAAAATAAAAAATGA
- a CDS encoding VOC family protein — translation MLDIELDHIIHYIHGLNRFEFPGKYLEIQNGGQHESLGTFNRLVQIDLSYIELLDIYNQGKMKQQSKTQNGKYSFAKTIVESDYKQGFKKLCFRTHDIVKLKKAFEARGLETVGPITMTRENKKGHTVQWQLLYVNNHHFDMMMPFFIQWQKTDEEREAELEENFQTNFKIDMVTFQSHHRQTMVENWKQWFDMDTVETADRYTILHSPAKKVKFKIVEGKDDAIDTVQFVDQTIDSPVLIRTRGANYQFVPPQE, via the coding sequence ATGTTAGATATAGAATTAGATCATATCATTCATTATATACATGGCTTAAATCGTTTTGAATTTCCTGGGAAATATTTAGAAATTCAAAATGGCGGCCAACATGAATCGCTAGGGACATTCAATCGCTTAGTTCAGATTGATTTATCCTATATTGAGTTGTTAGACATTTATAATCAAGGGAAAATGAAACAACAATCAAAAACGCAAAATGGTAAATATTCATTTGCCAAGACCATTGTGGAAAGTGATTATAAGCAAGGTTTTAAAAAGCTCTGCTTTAGAACGCATGATATTGTCAAACTTAAGAAAGCGTTCGAAGCACGTGGACTGGAAACAGTGGGTCCTATCACAATGACACGTGAAAATAAAAAGGGACATACCGTTCAATGGCAACTTTTATACGTCAACAACCATCATTTTGATATGATGATGCCGTTTTTTATCCAGTGGCAAAAAACAGATGAAGAACGTGAAGCGGAATTGGAAGAAAACTTTCAAACAAACTTTAAAATCGACATGGTGACGTTCCAGTCTCATCATCGTCAAACAATGGTAGAAAACTGGAAGCAATGGTTTGATATGGACACGGTAGAAACTGCTGATCGCTATACGATATTACATAGCCCTGCAAAAAAGGTGAAATTTAAAATTGTAGAGGGTAAAGATGATGCAATCGATACGGTACAGTTTGTCGATCAAACCATTGATTCTCCAGTCTTAATTCGGACACGGGGTGCAAATTATCAATTCGTACCACCTCAAGAATAA
- a CDS encoding lipid II:glycine glycyltransferase FemX, producing MKLMNITDQAHDAFVKSHPNGDLLQLTKWGETKKLTGWYAKRIAVGENGEIKGVAQLLFKKIPKLPYTLCYASRGFVVDYSDQRAVKTLLVEAIKVAKDEKAYTIKIDPDVEVEQGMTVVQDLLDLGFKHKGFKEGLAKDYIQPRMTMVTPIDKSDDALIQSFENRNRSKVRLALKRGTKVERKGREDLKIFANLMKETGERDGFLTRDVSYFETIYDALHPDGDAELFLVKLEPKPVLKDLREEQEKLEQEIQGLSEKDQANKKVRNKLKDAQQKRDKNLALIKDMESLERTHPDGIYLSGALLMFAGQKSYYLYGASSNHYRDFLPNHHMQFRMMQYAREKGATTYDFGGTDNQPDKDSSHYGLWAFKKAWGTHLSEKIGEFDYVLNPIVYKAVEQFKPQLTHLKIKLVRRIKALRNKEN from the coding sequence ATGAAATTAATGAATATTACTGATCAAGCACATGACGCCTTTGTTAAAAGTCATCCGAATGGCGATTTATTACAATTGACAAAATGGGGAGAAACTAAAAAACTGACAGGCTGGTATGCGAAGCGAATTGCAGTCGGAGAAAATGGCGAAATTAAAGGGGTTGCCCAATTGCTATTTAAAAAAATACCGAAACTTCCCTACACGCTATGCTACGCTTCACGAGGCTTTGTCGTTGATTATTCAGATCAACGGGCGGTCAAAACTTTACTGGTCGAGGCCATCAAAGTCGCGAAAGATGAAAAAGCATATACAATTAAAATCGATCCCGACGTTGAAGTCGAGCAAGGGATGACAGTAGTGCAAGATTTATTAGATTTAGGATTTAAGCATAAAGGATTTAAAGAAGGCCTCGCAAAAGACTATATTCAACCGCGTATGACGATGGTGACACCTATTGATAAAAGTGATGATGCACTTATCCAAAGCTTTGAGAACCGTAATCGTTCAAAAGTAAGACTTGCACTTAAACGCGGAACGAAAGTAGAACGCAAAGGACGCGAAGATTTAAAAATATTTGCCAATTTAATGAAAGAAACGGGCGAAAGAGATGGCTTCTTAACGCGTGATGTTTCATATTTTGAAACGATTTATGATGCGTTACATCCTGATGGTGACGCAGAACTTTTCTTAGTTAAACTTGAGCCTAAGCCTGTATTAAAAGATTTGCGTGAGGAGCAAGAAAAATTAGAACAAGAGATTCAGGGGCTGTCAGAAAAAGATCAAGCCAATAAAAAAGTACGTAATAAATTAAAAGATGCACAACAAAAGCGTGATAAGAATCTTGCATTGATTAAAGATATGGAATCGCTAGAACGTACGCATCCAGATGGAATATACCTTTCAGGTGCGCTATTGATGTTTGCCGGTCAGAAATCTTATTACTTATATGGGGCGTCTTCTAATCATTATCGTGACTTTTTACCAAATCATCATATGCAGTTTAGAATGATGCAATATGCACGTGAAAAAGGTGCAACGACTTATGACTTTGGTGGTACAGACAATCAACCCGATAAAGATTCAAGTCACTATGGCTTATGGGCATTTAAAAAAGCATGGGGCACACACTTGAGTGAAAAAATAGGGGAGTTTGATTATGTGTTGAACCCAATCGTTTATAAAGCAGTTGAGCAGTTCAAACCACAACTCACACATTTAAAAATCAAACTGGTTCGTCGTATTAAAGCACTCCGAAATAAAGAAAACTAA
- a CDS encoding efflux RND transporter permease subunit has translation MVKKLIDFSLSNKFAIMLMVILIVLGGAYASFKMKLELLPDTEPPTMTLTTTMPGATPETVMKEVSNPIDEEIRGMAGVTSVKTESLSNASMVTVNFDEKTNLDKAEQDIEKALKKIDFPDGVQEPEIRRSTVNAFPVVAYSILHDHDVKVSTKEVESQLIPKLQTIDGVQRATVNGQTERKVTVKFDEQKLQKAGLNAQQVSDYIEGATKKSPLGLFQFGDTEKSIVIDGQYASVDALKNMEIPLAIASQSSSRPQQQGDDKKESQALQSTPSSSAQPTSGQSANAAEATQSVPLKKLADIKLADERESISRTNGKDAVDVQIIKAQDANTVAVANEVDKTVKDFIKQHKDLKSVQIMDTAKPIKDALNTMIEKALLGAIVAIIVILLFLRNVRMTAISVVSIPLSILIAMVALKLTDVSLNILTLGALTVAVGRVIDDSIVVIENIYRRLTRKEESLSGDHLIISATKEVFIPIMSSTLVTIVVFAPLAFVTGSVGQMFRPFAYAVTFSLLASLLVSITIVPVLGSVFFKNGIKRQPKSELGVISRYYKKVLSWSLDHKWIVIILSTLLLVGSVVLGTMKVGTSFISTGEDKFMALTYSPKPGETEQGVLHHAEQVEKYLSKQKHVQHVQYSVGGASPIDPTGSTNSMAMMVKYDTHTPNFKEEPDRVLNHIKTYHHPGDWKNLDMGTGGKSNTLEVQVTGPSTEEIEGTVKAVQKKMAKVSGLTNVKSDLTETYDQYEVQVDPNKAGKTGITSAQLAMMLNQNIPDMTISKVKEKNHTYNVVVKRDKQTNWTKEKLEQTSLPSPTGEKLKLSDIATLKTSSMPNKLVKEGGDYTSTVSATISGKDVGSIAQEVSKQVNQVKTPSDVHTSVGGTNKDIEDAFSQLMFAMLAAIIIVYLVLVLTFKGGLAPFTILFALPYTVIGVVLALILTGETLSVPSMIGLLMLIGIVVTNAIVLIDRVINNEKSGMSMKEALLEAGGTRIRPILMTAIATIGALIPLLFGQDNSILISKGLAATVIGGLLSSTILTLVVVPVIYEILFTLRNKLTRRQHRS, from the coding sequence TTGGTCAAAAAATTGATAGATTTTTCATTGTCAAATAAGTTTGCAATCATGTTAATGGTGATACTCATCGTATTGGGTGGGGCTTATGCGAGTTTTAAAATGAAGTTAGAACTTTTACCAGATACTGAACCACCAACAATGACGTTAACTACAACAATGCCAGGTGCAACACCAGAAACGGTGATGAAAGAAGTCAGTAACCCTATTGACGAAGAAATACGAGGCATGGCAGGTGTGACAAGTGTAAAAACAGAATCACTCTCCAATGCTTCAATGGTAACTGTAAATTTTGATGAAAAAACGAATCTCGATAAAGCAGAACAAGATATCGAAAAAGCTTTGAAAAAAATCGATTTCCCAGATGGTGTGCAAGAACCAGAAATCCGAAGAAGTACAGTGAACGCTTTTCCGGTTGTCGCATACTCTATTTTGCATGATCATGATGTTAAAGTGAGCACGAAAGAAGTGGAATCGCAATTAATTCCAAAGCTTCAAACAATTGATGGCGTGCAACGTGCAACTGTCAACGGACAAACGGAACGAAAAGTGACTGTTAAATTTGATGAACAAAAGTTACAAAAGGCAGGTCTTAACGCCCAACAAGTTTCAGATTATATTGAAGGAGCGACCAAAAAATCACCTTTAGGATTGTTTCAATTTGGTGATACAGAAAAATCGATTGTCATTGATGGTCAATATGCCTCAGTCGATGCACTGAAAAATATGGAGATTCCTTTAGCCATCGCTTCTCAATCATCAAGTCGTCCTCAACAGCAAGGGGATGATAAAAAAGAGAGTCAGGCATTGCAGTCAACACCATCGTCATCAGCACAGCCTACATCAGGACAATCTGCAAATGCAGCGGAAGCAACGCAATCTGTGCCATTAAAAAAACTTGCAGATATAAAACTTGCAGATGAAAGAGAATCCATTTCAAGAACGAATGGTAAAGATGCTGTCGATGTACAAATTATTAAAGCACAAGATGCAAACACTGTGGCTGTCGCAAATGAAGTCGATAAAACGGTGAAGGATTTTATTAAACAACACAAAGATTTAAAATCCGTACAAATTATGGATACCGCAAAACCGATTAAAGACGCTTTAAATACTATGATTGAAAAAGCATTACTCGGCGCAATTGTGGCTATTATCGTTATTTTACTGTTCCTTAGAAATGTAAGAATGACGGCTATCTCCGTAGTTTCGATTCCATTGTCAATACTCATTGCTATGGTGGCATTAAAACTGACTGACGTCTCATTAAATATTTTGACGCTAGGTGCTTTAACTGTTGCTGTCGGTCGTGTCATTGATGACTCCATTGTTGTTATTGAAAATATTTATCGGAGACTTACAAGAAAAGAGGAGTCGCTTTCCGGTGATCATTTAATTATTTCTGCAACGAAAGAAGTCTTTATTCCGATTATGTCTTCAACACTTGTAACGATTGTCGTTTTTGCACCTTTAGCTTTCGTTACGGGCTCTGTTGGACAAATGTTTAGACCGTTTGCCTATGCTGTCACATTTAGTTTACTTGCGTCACTATTAGTTTCTATTACGATTGTTCCAGTACTAGGGTCTGTATTCTTTAAAAATGGGATTAAACGTCAACCGAAGTCAGAGCTCGGTGTCATCAGTCGTTACTACAAAAAGGTATTAAGCTGGAGCTTAGATCATAAATGGATTGTTATTATTTTAAGCACACTACTACTAGTGGGAAGCGTTGTCTTAGGTACGATGAAAGTAGGAACAAGTTTCATATCTACTGGTGAAGATAAATTTATGGCGCTGACATATTCACCGAAACCAGGTGAAACGGAGCAAGGTGTTTTACATCATGCCGAACAAGTCGAAAAATATTTATCTAAGCAGAAACATGTTCAACATGTACAATATTCAGTTGGAGGCGCGTCGCCTATCGATCCAACAGGTTCAACGAATAGTATGGCGATGATGGTAAAATATGATACACATACGCCTAATTTTAAAGAGGAGCCAGACCGTGTCTTGAATCATATTAAGACCTATCATCATCCGGGCGACTGGAAAAACCTTGATATGGGCACAGGAGGCAAATCCAATACTTTAGAAGTCCAAGTTACAGGTCCTTCTACGGAAGAAATTGAAGGCACTGTCAAAGCGGTTCAAAAGAAAATGGCCAAAGTATCTGGTTTAACGAATGTCAAATCAGATTTAACAGAAACATATGATCAATATGAAGTTCAAGTCGATCCAAATAAAGCAGGTAAAACAGGTATCACATCAGCACAACTCGCAATGATGCTCAATCAAAATATTCCTGACATGACCATTTCAAAAGTGAAAGAGAAAAATCATACGTACAATGTTGTTGTTAAACGTGATAAACAAACGAATTGGACAAAAGAAAAATTAGAACAAACCTCATTACCATCTCCAACAGGTGAGAAATTGAAATTGAGTGATATCGCAACGTTAAAAACATCCTCAATGCCGAATAAACTCGTTAAAGAAGGCGGTGATTACACTAGCACCGTATCGGCTACGATTTCTGGAAAAGATGTCGGTTCTATTGCGCAAGAGGTAAGCAAACAAGTCAACCAAGTTAAAACTCCAAGTGATGTGCATACTTCTGTAGGAGGAACAAATAAAGACATCGAAGACGCATTTTCACAACTCATGTTTGCGATGCTTGCTGCTATTATTATTGTTTATTTAGTGCTTGTCCTTACATTTAAAGGCGGTCTCGCACCATTTACAATTTTATTTGCACTGCCATATACCGTGATTGGTGTTGTTCTTGCACTTATCTTAACAGGAGAAACGCTTTCGGTACCAAGTATGATTGGTTTACTGATGTTAATCGGTATTGTCGTGACAAATGCGATTGTATTAATTGATAGAGTGATTAATAATGAAAAATCAGGTATGTCGATGAAAGAAGCATTGCTTGAAGCGGGAGGCACGCGGATTCGTCCGATTTTGATGACTGCAATCGCAACGATTGGTGCACTGATTCCATTATTGTTTGGTCAAGACAATTCAATTTTAATTTCGAAAGGACTTGCTGCTACGGTAATCGGTGGGCTATTGTCATCAACGATATTGACACTTGTCGTAGTCCCTGTTATTTATGAAATCTTATTCACTCTTAGAAATAAATTAACGAGACGTCAGCATCGTTCATAA
- a CDS encoding aminotransferase class I/II-fold pyridoxal phosphate-dependent enzyme, which translates to MAYTTILSEIPDSYFGKTMGKKVEHGPLPLINLAVGIPDADTPDVIIKALQEAIVKPENQKYLAFQGKATFKQAIVDFYERQFNVILDPEKEVCLFYGTKNGLVALPTCVIEPGDEVLLPDPGYTDYLAGVLLAKGQPKPLKLSRARHYLPDWNAVDTTNTRLIYLTYPNNPTGSVATKAFFQDTIDRFKQTKTKIVHDFAYQAFGFDQPNPSILQAEGAKSCAVEVFSFSKGYNMSGYRVGFAVGNAEMIENLQKYHTHTQAGMYGALQDACTVALNECDDVLYEQSRVFGHRRDLIEKTLNEAEIPHEPIKGGIFLWLQCPNGFTSDAFIDYLLQEKSILAAPGHPFGEEGEGYVRISFAIDEAQLNTALERLVSLKALYQNDSTN; encoded by the coding sequence ATGGCGTACACAACAATACTCAGTGAGATTCCAGATAGTTATTTTGGTAAAACGATGGGGAAGAAGGTTGAACACGGCCCTTTACCCTTAATTAATTTAGCAGTAGGAATACCTGATGCTGATACACCAGATGTGATTATTAAAGCTTTACAAGAGGCTATTGTGAAGCCGGAAAATCAGAAATATTTAGCGTTTCAAGGTAAAGCGACCTTTAAACAAGCTATTGTTGATTTTTATGAACGTCAGTTTAATGTCATTTTAGATCCAGAAAAGGAAGTTTGTCTGTTTTATGGTACGAAGAACGGTTTAGTAGCCTTGCCTACATGTGTCATTGAACCAGGAGATGAAGTGCTATTGCCAGATCCGGGGTATACGGATTACCTTGCAGGTGTGTTATTAGCAAAAGGACAGCCTAAACCATTGAAACTGTCTAGAGCACGCCATTACTTACCCGATTGGAATGCGGTAGACACGACAAATACACGCCTTATTTATTTGACGTATCCGAATAATCCAACAGGTTCGGTAGCTACAAAAGCCTTTTTCCAAGACACAATTGACCGTTTTAAACAAACGAAGACGAAAATTGTTCATGATTTTGCGTATCAAGCCTTTGGATTTGACCAACCCAATCCGAGTATTCTACAGGCTGAAGGTGCAAAGTCTTGTGCTGTTGAAGTATTTTCTTTTTCTAAAGGTTATAATATGTCTGGCTATCGCGTTGGGTTCGCCGTCGGAAACGCTGAAATGATTGAAAATTTACAAAAATATCATACCCATACACAAGCCGGTATGTATGGTGCATTGCAAGATGCTTGTACAGTGGCATTAAACGAATGTGATGATGTATTATATGAACAGAGTCGTGTGTTTGGCCATCGTCGTGATTTAATCGAAAAAACACTAAATGAAGCAGAGATTCCGCATGAACCTATCAAAGGGGGCATTTTCCTCTGGTTGCAATGTCCAAATGGGTTTACTAGCGATGCGTTCATTGACTATTTGTTACAAGAAAAGTCAATACTTGCGGCGCCGGGTCATCCTTTTGGTGAAGAAGGGGAAGGTTACGTTCGAATTTCTTTTGCTATTGACGAAGCGCAATTAAATACCGCATTAGAAAGGTTAGTTTCTTTGAAAGCTTTATATCAAAACGATTCTACAAACTAA
- a CDS encoding transposase family protein: MCNDILKLLKIKDNNIKITKVEEDVVIRGKKSNVIFGTLSYKPMTCPHCYHSNPNRIHKHGKRLSRITFLRFQEIAVYLNLLKQRFKCMVCGRTFTSKTNVVEDNCFISNHVQKAIIDKATQVRSETDIASDCNVSASSVKRVIHKVSNATFQ, translated from the coding sequence ATGTGTAATGATATATTAAAGTTACTAAAAATTAAAGATAATAATATTAAAATCACTAAAGTTGAAGAAGATGTAGTTATTAGAGGTAAGAAATCTAACGTCATCTTTGGTACCCTTTCATACAAGCCTATGACTTGTCCTCACTGTTATCATTCGAATCCAAACCGAATACACAAACACGGAAAACGTTTATCGCGAATTACTTTTTTAAGATTCCAAGAGATAGCAGTGTATTTAAATCTGTTAAAACAACGTTTTAAATGTATGGTTTGTGGTCGGACTTTTACTTCTAAAACAAATGTTGTTGAGGATAACTGTTTTATCTCAAACCATGTTCAGAAAGCTATTATAGATAAAGCAACACAAGTTCGCTCAGAAACTGATATCGCAAGTGATTGTAACGTTTCTGCATCTTCTGTAAAACGTGTGATTCATAAAGTAAGCAATGCCACTTTTCAATAG
- the mspA gene encoding membrane stabilizing protein MspA, whose protein sequence is MLAYLILLPLMYLIVGYISIFKLQIAMPKILRAIMGILLIIVVATSLIYYPAQTWWLFVVLLLLIGNVEITAFKHSKGDEKGVQILNMMTLFILVIYIIIAFIFV, encoded by the coding sequence ATGTTAGCTTATCTTATCTTACTTCCACTGATGTACTTAATCGTAGGATATATCAGTATCTTTAAATTACAAATCGCGATGCCTAAAATATTACGCGCGATTATGGGAATTTTATTAATTATCGTTGTTGCGACTTCTCTCATTTACTACCCCGCACAAACTTGGTGGTTATTTGTCGTACTCTTACTACTGATTGGTAATGTTGAAATAACAGCCTTCAAACATTCTAAAGGAGATGAAAAAGGGGTTCAAATTTTAAATATGATGACCCTTTTTATACTCGTTATTTATATTATCATCGCTTTTATTTTTGTATAA
- a CDS encoding SE1832 family protein has translation MDLENQLQELKLDYIRIQGDIEKRESTSQQVDPLVRQLEHIEHQIADIRAELQQQ, from the coding sequence ATGGATTTAGAAAATCAGTTACAAGAACTTAAGCTGGATTACATTCGTATACAAGGAGATATAGAGAAACGCGAATCAACTTCACAGCAAGTAGATCCACTCGTTAGACAACTTGAGCACATCGAACATCAAATTGCTGACATTCGCGCTGAACTACAACAGCAGTAA
- a CDS encoding AEC family transporter, which translates to MTENFLMILLLIAVGYVLKRIGFIQGHESHVLSVLVLNVTLPAVVIVNLNHVTLNPSLTILPIMMLIYGIITKILIVILFIKYNNEIRGTVAMMMAALNIGIFAYPLVQQIWPEKGLLYFGMADIGGAIVMFGLTYFAASYFKQVGGGFNPKQVGLNMLKSVPLMTYIVMLTLNLLQLHLPSFAIHFFEILGHANLPLSMILLGVLMDFKIERQFLPLTLKYLVIHYGFGILFGTLVYYFLPVQDEMVKTTLQLTWLLPVGVAALSYAVQFKYKTLPVIAMASNVTIVISIVIFYVYQYLFV; encoded by the coding sequence ATGACAGAGAATTTCTTGATGATTTTACTTCTCATTGCTGTAGGCTACGTACTTAAGCGAATCGGGTTTATTCAGGGACATGAGAGTCACGTTCTTTCTGTACTAGTTTTAAATGTGACACTTCCGGCAGTGGTCATTGTAAACTTAAATCATGTGACTTTAAATCCGTCACTCACCATACTTCCAATCATGATGTTGATATACGGGATTATCACTAAAATACTTATCGTTATTCTCTTTATTAAATATAATAACGAAATCAGAGGTACGGTAGCGATGATGATGGCGGCTTTAAATATTGGAATTTTTGCCTATCCACTCGTTCAACAAATTTGGCCAGAAAAGGGCTTGCTTTATTTTGGTATGGCAGATATTGGGGGAGCCATTGTCATGTTTGGTTTGACCTATTTTGCAGCGAGTTATTTTAAGCAAGTGGGTGGCGGCTTTAATCCTAAACAAGTCGGACTCAATATGCTCAAGTCAGTCCCATTAATGACGTATATTGTGATGTTGACACTTAATCTTTTGCAATTACACTTACCGAGTTTTGCAATTCACTTTTTCGAGATTTTAGGACACGCAAATTTACCATTGTCGATGATTTTATTAGGTGTTCTAATGGACTTTAAAATCGAACGTCAATTTTTACCATTGACTCTAAAATATCTCGTTATACACTATGGTTTCGGTATTTTGTTTGGTACGCTTGTGTATTATTTTCTACCTGTCCAAGATGAGATGGTTAAAACGACATTACAATTGACTTGGTTATTGCCTGTAGGTGTTGCAGCACTTTCGTATGCGGTTCAATTTAAATATAAAACGTTACCTGTCATTGCTATGGCCAGTAATGTGACCATTGTAATAAGTATTGTTATTTTTTACGTCTATCAATATCTGTTTGTCTGA